In Parasteatoda tepidariorum isolate YZ-2023 chromosome 2, CAS_Ptep_4.0, whole genome shotgun sequence, one DNA window encodes the following:
- the LOC139424964 gene encoding speckle-type POZ protein B-like yields MPTLSGKVFTLSWKIVNYSLCQLKNVERLKSAVISTEDFQDTKWYLRLYPKGVNNKDVGFISCFLIRNEECEKNENGFPTSCTLEILNPNGKILASMEKKSLSERGSGLYRFLSRGKLEHDMKSWKTDMLEVRCQLFDQNYKQQSVTCEAVTEIQKKKHSFDWKITVPVMQDWVKKVKCPIEEQYPINISLTASDGKIYLKFEKSREQSLTELWKLKISILNLEGIEIDLKNSTHIFKSSEFETSFEKNQLEDKSDVCSTCSFKLVCTIYISDGTSTSTFVNYSYEIDTCVGLGPLDIPQLPLQKDLKKMLLEREHTDLNLHAGKEMIPVHKCLLSARSPVFSAMFKRDMKENQTGVVDIPDVESEVLRSFVEYLYTDIFSNTEFEHVLNLLLVADKYQVNSLKERCSKILISKISTENIYEVISVADLVNQVALKQLALNYIKTNKMAIIQSPDWSDWVERNMKLAIEILTKLSID; encoded by the coding sequence ATGCCGACTCTGTCTGGAAAAGTATTTACGCTTTCGtggaaaattgtaaattattcgCTGTGTCAATTGAAGAATGTGGAGAGATTGAAAAGTGCAGTGATTAGCACTGAAGATTTCCAGGACACCAAATGGTACTTAAGGCTGTACCCAAAAGGAGTTAACAATAAAGATGTTGGCTTTATTTCATGTTTCTTAATCAGAAATGAGGAGTGcgagaaaaatgaaaatggttTTCCAACATCCTGTACTTTAGAAATACTCAATCCAAATGGTAAAATACTGGCGTCTATGGAAAAAAAGTCCCTATCTGAACGTGGGAGTGGTTTGTATAGATTTCTGAGCAGAGGAAAACTTGAACATGATATGAAAAGCTGGAAGACTGACATGTTAGAAGTCCGTTGTCAGTTATTTGATCAAAACTACAAACAACAATCCGTTACATGTGAAGCTGTAACCgaaatacagaagaaaaaacattcattCGACTGGAAGATAACAGTTCCTGTAATGCAAGACTGGGTAAAAAAGGTTAAATGTCCAATCGAAGAACAATATCCGATTAACATAAGTTTGACTGCGTCtgatggaaaaatttatttaaaatttgaaaaatcaaggGAGCAATCATTAACGGAGTTATGGAAGctcaaaatatctatattaaacCTAGAAGGaattgaaatagatttaaaaaattccactcATATATTCAAATCATCTGAGTTTGAAACTTCATTTGAGAAAAACCAGTTAGAGGATAAAAGTGATGTCTGTTCCACGTGTTCATTTAAATTGGTGTgtacaatttatatttctgatgGTACTTCAACATCGACATTTGTAAACTATTCCTACGAAATCGATACATGTGTCGGACTTGGTCCGTTAGATATTCCTCAGTTACCTTTGCAGAAGGATTTAAAGAAGATGCTTTTGGAGAGAGAACATACTGATTTAAATTTGCATGCTGGAAAGGAAATGATTCCTGTTCACAAATGCTTATTGTCAGCCCGATCTCCTGTTTTCTCCGCGATGTTTAAACGAGATATGAAGGAAAATCAAACCGGCGTTGTTGACATTCCTGATGTGGAAAGTGAAGTTCTGCGCTCTTTTGTTGAATATCTGTACACTGACATATTCTCTAACACTGAATTTGAACATGTCTTGAACCTATTGTTAGTGGCTGATAAATATCAAGTGAATAGTTTGAAGGAAAgatgttcaaaaatattgatatccAAAATATCCACGGAAAACATTTATGAAGTGATTTCTGTCGCCGATTTAGTGAATCAAGTAGCCTTAAAACAGCTTGCATTAAACTATATCAAAACGAACAAAATGGCAATTATTCAGTCGCCTGATTGGTCAGATTGGGTGGAAAGAAACATGAAACTGGCTATTGAAATTTTGACTAAATTATCAATAGATTAG
- the LOC107436354 gene encoding uncharacterized protein: MNISILSDENRKVDCELPKKAVENQKFEIWIEKSQLVDKSCFHLPYSFTLVCSITTSDGNSDSIADSGKQDDSSPSLKASPLTLQKDLKKMLLNDKHSDVKLKTRDKIIAAHKCLLSARSPVFATMFDQDMLETQTGVVNIPDVESDTLQSFLEFLYTDTITNTDYEKLLKLMFVAEKYQVDYLMKRCSLILMSKLSLENVCEVVSVSDMVNQSNLKLCAINFIKENKKKIVSSPAWSEWVGKNLKLAVEVLSKLIDV; the protein is encoded by the coding sequence atgaatatatcaATATTAAGTGATGAAAATCGTAAAGTAGATTGTGAATTGCCAAAAAAAGCCGTCGAAAACCAGAAATTTGAGATCTGGATTGAAAAAAGCCAACTTGTGGACAAATCATGCTTTCACTTACCGTATTCGTTCACTCTGGTATGTTCCATTACAACTTCTGATGGAAATTCTGATTCAATCGCTGACAGTGGGAAGCAGGATGATTCCTCTCCAAGTTTAAAGGCTTCTCCTTTAACTCTGCAAAAAGATCTtaagaaaatgttattgaatGACAAGCATAGCGACGTAAAATTGAAGACACGTGATAAAATCATAGCAGCTCACAAATGCTTGCTGTCAGCCCGATCTCCCGTGTTCGCTACCATGTTCGATCAAGATATGTTGGAAACTCAGACTGGAGTAGTTAATATTCCTGATGTGGAAAGTGATACTCTGCAATCATTTTTAGAGTTTCTGTACACTGACACGATCACCAACACTGATTATGAGAAATTGTTGAAACTGATGTTTGTGGCTGAGAAATATCAAGTGGATTACTTGATGAAACGATGCTCATTAATACTGATGTCCAAACTGTCGTTGGAGAACGTCTGTGAAGTGGTTTCTGTTTCTGATATGGTCAATCAATCGAATTTGAAATTGtgtgcaataaattttataaaagaaaacaaaaagaagattGTTTCCTCACCTGCTTGGTCAGAGTGGGTGGGAAAGAACTTGAAATTGGCAGTCGAAGTTTTGTCGAAGTTGATTGATGTTTGA
- the LOC139427133 gene encoding SCAN domain-containing protein 3-like, which yields MSRLAKCLPCTRSHLNTLHDDFKNRFEDILTMEIPPWIISPFDETEETNVVLQEELLELSPNEEQKVKFKKGYQTFCLQAEIPDKYPGLWEIARKFLISFPSSYLVERSFSAVTNLLTKKRSRLNITERGDLRILLTKLQPNIDNLLSIHQVHPSH from the coding sequence ATGTCGAGACTTGCAAAGTGCCTCCCGTGCACTCGCTCGCATTTAAATACCCTGCATGATGActtcaaaaatagatttgaagATATTCTGACGATGGAAATACCACCATGGATCATAAGCCCATTTGATGAAACAGAAGAGACGAATGTGGTATTACAAGAGGAGCTACTTGAGCTCAGCCCCAACGAGGAACAGaaggtgaaatttaaaaaaggctaTCAAACTTTTTGTCTGCAGGCAGAAATCCCCGATAAATATCCTGGGCTGTGGGAAATTgcgagaaaatttttgatatcgTTTCCCTCGTCATATCTTGTCGAAAGAAGTTTTAGTGCTGTTACCAAcctgttaacaaaaaaaaggagcaGATTGAACATCACAGAACGGGGAGATTTGAGAATACTTCTTACAAAACTTCAgccaaatattgataatttgctGTCAATTCATCAAGTACATCCGTCTCATTAA
- the LOC139427134 gene encoding uncharacterized protein: MANVTKGVFTFIWTIDSTQLLILKSARAIESPIANDDKVQGNKWSLKMSRRSLLSDHINIYLERYNLDEAVKDIPDVESETLQSFLEFLYTDTITNTDYEKILKLLLVADKYQVDNLTERCSQILIIKLSAENICEIVSFADMFNQPNVKLFAISFIKANKKEIMSLVWSEWMEKNTKLENEILSKMMIY; encoded by the coding sequence atggctaATGTGACTAAAGGAGTATTCACGTTTATTTGGACTATTGACAGTACACAATTACTTATATTAAAGAGTGCAAGAGCTATTGAGAGTCCTATTGCTAATGATGATAAAGTGCAAGGAAACAAATGGTCTTTAAAAATGAGCAGGAGATCTCTTCTATCAGATCATATCAATATTTACTTGGAGAGATATAATTTGGATGAAGCTGTAAAAGATATTCCAGACGTGGAAAGTGAAACTCTGCAATCATTTTTAGAGTTTCTGTATACTGACACTATCACCAATACTGATTacgagaaaattttgaaactgctATTAGTGGCTGATAAATATCAAGTGGATAACCTAACAGAACGGTGCTCacaaatattgattataaaattgtCCGCGGAAAACATTTGTGAAATAGTTTCTTTTGCCGACATGTTCAATCAACCAAATGTGAAACTATTTGCAATCAGTTTTATAAAggcaaacaaaaaagaaataatgtctCTTGTTTGGTCAGAATGGATGGAAAAGAATacgaaattagaaaatgaaattttatcgaaaatgatgatttattaa
- the LOC107436317 gene encoding speckle-type POZ protein B-like has product MSMETEGVFTFTWEIGNLIDLINTMGNYQKTSPTVEAATLKGTKWYLRLYKNQFLPSSFMCCLCRENDESESENVSVTYKLELIDIDGKIIKSVVKENITFSKSSSSFLDDNFLELCEKFTERVNPTLTVRCHIIDASYKKQAMTVEIPTIHTQWKVNIPGPENWTKKVKVLFHECTHIDIIMHASDERINIKFEKVDLLQPYKLKIAVLNEENRKIDCEFPKKVVEIQKFETWIEKSQLVDKSRFHLPYSFTLVCTVITSGGNSDSSAANWTQDDSFPCLKASPLPLQENLKEMLLNDKHSDVKLKTRDKIIPAHKCLLSARSPVFSEMFDQNMLESQTAVVDIPDVESETLQSFLEFLYTDTITNTDYEKLLKLMFVADKYQVDNLKNRCSLTLMSELSLENVCEVVSASDAVNQPNLKLWAVNFIKENKKKIISSTVWPEWVEKNMKLAVEVVSKLIDV; this is encoded by the coding sequence atgtcTATGGAAACTGAAGGAGTGTTTACTTTCACTTGGGAAATCGGTAAccttattgatttaataaatacaatggGTAATTACCAGAAAACGAGTCCCACAGTTGAGGCTGCAACATTGAAAGGAACTAAATGGTATTTAAGACTgtacaaaaatcaatttcttcCAAGTTCATTTATGTGTTGTCTATGCAGGGAAAATGACGAGAGCGAATCTGAAAATGTTTCAGTAACATATAAATTAGAATTGATCGATATTGATGGAAAGATTATCAAATCAGTCgtaaaggaaaatattactttttcaaaaagttctaGCAGTTTTCTAGATGATAATTTCTTGGAACTATGTGAGAAATTTACGGAACGTGTTAATCCGACATTAACTGTCCGCTGCCACATAATTGATGCAAGCTACAAAAAACAAGCAATGACGGTGGAAATTCCGACTATCCATACGCAGTGGAAAGTAAATATTCCTGGTCCTGAAAATTGGACGAAGAAAGTAAAAGTTCTATTTCATGAATGCACTCATATAGATATTATTATGCACGCTTCCGATGAGAGAatcaacataaaatttgaaaaagtggaCTTATTACAACCTTATAAACTGAAAATCGCAGTATTGAATGAGGAAAATCGTAAAATAGATTGCgaatttccaaaaaaagttGTCGAAATACAGAAATTTGAGACATGGATTGAAAAAAGTCAACTTGTAGACAAATCACGTTTTCACTTACCGTATTCGTTCACACTGGTATGTACCGTTATAACTTCTGGTGGAAATTCGGATTCGAGCGCTGCGAATTGGACACAGGATGATTCTTTTCCATGTTTAAAGGCTTCTCCTTTACCTCTGCAAGAAAATCTCAAAGAAATGCTATTGAATGACAAGCATAGTGACGTTAAATTGAAGACACGTGACAAAATCATCCCGGCTCACAAATGCTTGCTGTCAGCTCGATCTCCTGTGTTCTCTGAAATGTTTGATCAAAATATGCTGGAATCTCAGACTGCCGTTGTTGATATTCCAGATGTAGAAAGTGAAACTCTGCAATCATTTTTAGAGTTTCTGTACACTGACACGATCACCAACACTGATTATGAGAAATTGTTGAAACTGATGTTTGTGGCTGATAAATATCAAGTGGATAACTTGAAGAATCGATGCTCATTAACACTGATGTCCGAACTGTCGTTGGAGAACGTCTGTGAAGTGGTTTCTGCTTCTGATGCGGTCAATCAACCGAATTTGAAATTGTGGgcagttaattttataaaagaaaacaaaaagaagatcATTTCCTCAACTGTTTGGCCAGAGTGGGTGGAAAAGAACATGAAATTAGCCGTTGAAGTTGTTTCGAAGTTGATTGATGTTTGA